In Brienomyrus brachyistius isolate T26 unplaced genomic scaffold, BBRACH_0.4 scaffold35, whole genome shotgun sequence, the sequence TATTTCATCGCTTCTGTGTTCTGCAAAGAAGTTTTTAGTTTAATAGCCGGCGGGTGTGGGTTGAGTGGATGAATAGCTGGAAGCGCCTTTGCTAGCTGGTTAGCTGCGAGCACTAGCCGCCGTTGCGTTATTTGATATTGGCCTTTGAAGCTTCTTTTCTTAGGTCTAGTGTGTGTATAGTTGTACCAGTGCTATCAGTGTAGTCATTAATATGTAATCTAATCCGTGtttcattaattaaaatatatactttGTCGGATAtctgcgattttttttttttaaatatcacggCTAGCATGCTACATCACGTAGCTCGATAACTAGTTCCCTGACTCGTCCCATTTTATTCGTGGCGTGGGCAGCTAAATTTAATTCCAGGTGATCTGCGGTTTTTACCGCAGCCGTTGTATGGAATTTATGGCTACCTTGGTGCCTAGCCCCCAATCGGCGAAGCCAGGTTGTTGGATTCCAGTGCAGTTATGGAAAACTAAGTAGCTATTTAAAATTAAGCTTGTCGCTTATTATATAATAGCGCAGGTGTGTTGAGACCTGTTATCCCCAGGCGTGTGACTTTTCGTTTTAGTCGCGGATCCATAACCGATGGTGCCTTAAATGGCTCTTATTTTCCACGCCCGCTGTTAAAGATGGCCTGCAGAGGTGTGCTTGTTTGACAGCCGTCGATTCGTGCCATTGATCGGTATCGCCTTAACCAGGAGCCCGCAGCTGAATATATTTAGATGCTGATAGTGAGTGGTGATTCTTGTCTGCTGCGAAGGCTGCCTTATGCCTAATTAAGAAACCTGAAATATTTGAAATTTTTCTTCTGAGAACAGTTTAGGAGTCATGTATAAGAGGTTTTTTCCATTGACATCATTTTGAATGCTTTCTAGGACACTTGCAGACTGATTTAATAATATGCCTAATGTGATGCAAGAACGCCTAATTTTAGATAAATGAACCATCACAGTGCACACTCCAGTAAAACAATTTTGTGTATTTCTAATTGGCCCATAGCGAAATCGTACAAAACACTTTGGGACTCCACCATGCTAACCCTGCATTAAATCAGTCACTCTGTTGCTAtcaagtggcttgtgtttctgAGAAGCCTGTCATGTTTGTAGTGGGAACGATCCTTTGCATGTGCTGGTTTAACAATCTGCTACCCAAGGatgttcatttctttgttttctgtgtgtttttttttcaggctGACCAGCTGACAGAGGAGCAGATTGCTGGTGAGTGCTTAAAACacatttgggaaaaaaaaatacatatgtctTTATTGTGGGGGTGGTTCAGATctgctggagccagacccaTTAGTTGGAATAGTGTAGGAAGCCCATTCCTCAAGCTGTCTTGTCGTCACCCCTGGTCCTCTTAGCCTGAACGTGCTTAGCTACTGCCCGCGCTAGTCTGTGTCAGATGTGTTATTTCAGATCAGTTGCTGCTTTTTGATTTCTTATGCAGATGTTTTGTTTCCAGCTAGCTGGTACTGGGACTTACGGTTTTTGGCAGTGATATCATTGTGAGTCACTATTTAAAATGTATGTTATGcatctttttgttaaaaatatatgtctggtgtgtttttatgtaCAGAGTTTAAGGAGGCCTTCTCGCTGTTCGACAAGGATGGGGATGGTACCATCACTACCAAAGAGCTGGGCACTGTGATGCGGTCCTTGGGGCAGAACCCCACAGAGGCTGAGCTGCAAGACATGATCAATGAGGTCGACGCGGACGGTGAGGGATGCACCGGTTCATGATATGGTGGGGGGTATGGAGTCAAATGCTGGCAGTGGATTCCTGGGAGGGTGGGGGACAGGAATCGGAGGGGTGACGCCATGTCTCTGACATGCAGGAAATGGCACCATCGATTTCCCGGAGTTCCTGACCATGATGGCGAGGAAGATGAAGGACACCGATAGTGAGGAGGAGATCAGGGAGGCATTCAGGGTCTTTGACAAAGTGAGAACCTTTTTAAAATTCTGTCACTAGGAAGCCTAACGATGTCAAAGCCGCCAGAACAGAATACATGCAGAAAAGTCTATCGTGTGCTGGAAGTTGATAAGAATGTGCTGGTCTAAGGAATGACTGCGCGGCTTAGGAGGAGAATCATGTCAAGGTTTAGAGGTAGACTGCAAATGTGTAAATGGTAAATGTTCACTGAAACTTGCTTTTGCGTATTTTCCTAGGATGGCAACGGCTACATCAGCGCTGCAGAGCTTCGTCACGTCATGACAAACCTGGGAGAGAAGCTGACGGATGAGGAGGTGGATGAAATGATCCGGGAGGCCGACATCGACGGAGACGGGCAGGTCAATTACGAAGGTCAGTGTACCCCTTGCCCCGCTTATGGTTTAACTACAAACTGGTCTTATTACTAAGATGACATTTTGAAATTCTGGCAGCAAAAATGAAATTTGGTGAGGAGCAATTATTGGGGCGTTTCTCGTCAATCGTGTTTGACATTCAGTTTTTGTAAGTCACTTGTGTGATGCGGATTATCAGGCGCTAACTTCTTTAATCCTTTTGCCGTTGCAGAGTTTGTACAAATGATGACTGCAAAATAAGACCGCCGATCGACTGCACTGGGCCAAATGGAGGGCAGTACCTTCATTATCAACACTCTACAAGCACTCAGATTTTGCATTTACAATTTACTCTTTGCGTACAGTCTTATTTTTCCATGATTTATTGTTTTTGATGCCTTGGTTAATCTACGAAATGGCAATTATGTATGTATGGTAAATGTGGTGGCGAACCAAGCAAGCTTTTGTTTACTAAAACCATAAACTAGGAAAACGTGCATGTTCAGTTCAGGCtttttctctcatttttttcccctccttgttaAACTGCTCTTGCATCCATGTTGTGTGACCTCTGGCTGAACAATGCTCTGCTGTGTCTCAGCACTTCACGGGGAGGGATGTGAGAGGTGACGACCGGCTGAAGTATGTGGGTAATTCTCAAACTTCCCAGCATCTTGTGTCAGCAGCCGCCCGCATGGGTTACTTTTTCTCAGGAACGTATTTTCGTCTCGTACATTGTTGCAGTGGTTTTAATTCAGCATGACATCTATCGGTGACGGCCCAGTTaaagtaaaaaagaaataaataaaaatcaggaAAATTTTATTGTGTCTGCCACATTGAGCTAATTGGCAAGGCTTTATTTCCGAATGACGTGTTGGCTAGACTAGGACTAAAATCGGGGTCTCCACCAGGTGAAGGGCAGTGAAGTATGAACACAGTGACTGAAATGTCCACTGAGGGGCATTTTACAAAGAATGCCAAGGGTTTATTCAAATCTAACTACAATTGCATGTTTTCAGCCCTTATGTTTAGATTATCTAGCTACAGTAGGTACAAGCTATGTGTGGAGGGGAGGATACTGGATCCATTCCCATGTTATCATCTGTGAGTAGATGCTAAAGCCTTAGCAAATGGACAACTCGATGCCTAGGTTTAGTAGAGAATGTATCTATGGCTGATTTATTAGCATTGGATATTTCGGGCAGATGTTTTGTGCTGTTAT encodes:
- the calm3b gene encoding calmodulin 3b (phosphorylase kinase, delta), with the translated sequence MADQLTEEQIAEFKEAFSLFDKDGDGTITTKELGTVMRSLGQNPTEAELQDMINEVDADGNGTIDFPEFLTMMARKMKDTDSEEEIREAFRVFDKDGNGYISAAELRHVMTNLGEKLTDEEVDEMIREADIDGDGQVNYEEFVQMMTAK